In a single window of the Marinobacter szutsaonensis genome:
- the argS gene encoding arginine--tRNA ligase has protein sequence MKETVSELLQSALAALQSEGTLPADQTFTPQVGNTKDKAHGDYACNIALVASKAAGCPPRQLAEALVDRLPESKAVSKVEIAGPGFINFFMSTASAFEIVETVLNERDRFGRNDSGKGEKVQVEFVSANPTGPLHVGHGRGAAIGDSLCRLMEANGYNVTREFYYNDAGAQINNLALSVQSRAKGLTPDDDSWPADGYRGDYIIDVAKSYLAGETVTADDREVTGKGDPEDMDAIREFAVAYLRREQDLDLKAFGVHFDVYFLESSLYEDGKVEATVKRLQENGYTYEQDGAMWLRTTEFGDDKDRVMRKKDGGYTYFLPDVAYHLDKWQRGFTTVINEQGADHHSTVTRVRAGLQALKANIPQGWPDYVLHQMVMVTRSGQEVKISKRAGSYVTVRDLIDEVGRDATRFFLAARRVDSQLTFDIDLARSQTNENPVYYIQYAHARICSVLRKLADEGVHRDRHECVSDLSILTLDEEKELANQLAKYPELVANAAAQREPHHVAHYLRELAGLFHTYYNAHKVLIEDTALRDARVSLYLAVRQVIENGLNLLGVSAPEEM, from the coding sequence ATGAAAGAGACCGTTTCCGAGCTGCTCCAGTCTGCGCTGGCGGCGCTGCAATCTGAAGGCACCCTGCCCGCGGACCAGACCTTTACCCCGCAAGTAGGCAACACCAAGGACAAGGCCCACGGCGATTACGCCTGCAACATTGCCCTGGTTGCCTCAAAGGCCGCAGGCTGCCCACCACGCCAACTCGCAGAGGCTCTGGTGGACCGTTTGCCGGAAAGCAAGGCGGTATCCAAGGTGGAAATTGCCGGGCCCGGTTTTATCAACTTTTTCATGAGCACGGCCAGTGCCTTCGAAATCGTGGAAACCGTCCTGAACGAGAGGGACCGGTTCGGCCGCAATGACAGTGGCAAAGGCGAGAAGGTGCAGGTGGAATTTGTCTCCGCCAACCCCACCGGCCCCCTGCACGTGGGCCATGGTCGAGGCGCAGCAATTGGTGACAGCCTGTGCCGGCTGATGGAAGCCAATGGTTACAACGTTACCCGTGAGTTCTACTACAACGACGCCGGCGCCCAGATCAACAACCTGGCGCTGTCTGTCCAGTCCCGCGCCAAGGGCCTGACCCCTGACGATGACAGCTGGCCGGCGGACGGATACCGCGGTGACTACATTATTGACGTTGCCAAGTCCTACCTGGCAGGTGAGACCGTGACTGCCGACGACCGTGAAGTGACCGGCAAGGGCGACCCGGAAGATATGGATGCTATCCGGGAGTTTGCAGTGGCCTATCTGCGCCGGGAACAGGACCTGGATCTGAAGGCCTTCGGCGTGCACTTTGACGTCTATTTCCTGGAATCTTCCCTGTACGAGGACGGTAAGGTAGAAGCCACCGTCAAGCGCCTCCAGGAGAACGGCTATACCTATGAACAGGATGGCGCCATGTGGCTGCGCACCACTGAGTTCGGTGATGACAAGGACCGGGTCATGCGCAAGAAGGATGGCGGCTACACCTATTTCCTGCCGGATGTGGCCTATCACCTCGACAAATGGCAGCGGGGTTTCACCACGGTCATCAACGAACAGGGCGCGGACCACCACTCCACCGTCACCCGGGTGCGGGCCGGCCTTCAGGCACTCAAGGCCAATATCCCCCAGGGCTGGCCCGATTACGTGCTGCACCAGATGGTCATGGTGACTCGCTCAGGCCAGGAAGTGAAGATTTCCAAGCGTGCAGGCAGCTATGTCACGGTCCGTGACCTGATCGACGAAGTGGGCCGGGACGCCACCCGGTTCTTTCTGGCGGCGCGCCGGGTAGACTCCCAGTTGACCTTCGATATCGACCTGGCCCGCTCCCAGACCAATGAAAACCCGGTCTATTACATCCAGTATGCCCATGCCCGAATTTGCAGCGTACTGCGCAAACTGGCAGACGAAGGCGTTCACCGCGACCGGCACGAATGCGTGAGCGACCTGTCCATTCTGACCCTGGACGAGGAAAAGGAACTGGCCAACCAGTTGGCGAAATACCCGGAACTGGTTGCCAACGCCGCAGCGCAGCGCGAACCGCACCACGTCGCCCATTACCTGCGCGAACTGGCCGGGCTGTTCCACACCTACTACAACGCCCACAAGGTGTTGATTGAAGACACCGCTCTGCGGGATGCCCGCGTCAGCCTGTACCTGGCGGTGCGCCAGGTGATTGAAAACGGCCTGAACCTGCTGGGCGTGAGCGCACCGGAAGAGATGTAA
- the pilO gene encoding type 4a pilus biogenesis protein PilO, whose product MSLADSLKSLNEFDVNDLDLNNAGIWPAPVKIIVALIVFGLIVGGGYWFFVKDQYAQLERVQKTEQELRKKYEEKAYQVANLDVFKAQMAEMEETFGALVRQLPSETEVPGLLEDITNTALGSGLSLQEIKLQPEQQRDFYAELPINIRVSGTYHELASFVSSVASLPRIVTLHDLTIKPTGGDGEQLDMQVVARTYRYRAGE is encoded by the coding sequence ATGAGCCTCGCGGACTCTCTCAAAAGCCTGAATGAATTCGACGTCAATGATCTGGACCTCAACAACGCCGGCATCTGGCCAGCACCGGTCAAGATCATTGTTGCCCTGATCGTGTTCGGACTGATCGTCGGCGGCGGTTACTGGTTTTTCGTCAAGGATCAGTATGCCCAGCTCGAACGGGTGCAGAAAACCGAACAGGAACTGCGCAAGAAATACGAAGAGAAGGCCTATCAGGTAGCCAACCTGGATGTGTTCAAGGCACAAATGGCCGAAATGGAGGAAACCTTTGGCGCGCTGGTGCGTCAGTTGCCCAGTGAAACCGAGGTGCCCGGATTGCTTGAGGATATCACCAACACCGCTCTTGGCAGCGGGCTGTCGTTGCAGGAAATCAAACTGCAACCGGAGCAGCAGCGTGATTTCTATGCCGAGTTGCCCATCAATATCCGGGTTTCCGGCACCTACCACGAGCTGGCGTCATTTGTGAGCAGTGTTGCAAGTCTTCCGCGGATCGTGACACTGCACGATTTAACCATCAAACCAACAGGCGGAGATGGAGAGCAGCTTGATATGCAGGTTGTCGCTCGTACTTACCGCTACCGGGCTGGAGAGTGA
- a CDS encoding primosomal protein N', with amino-acid sequence MPRTARIALNRPLRRLFDYLIPEGMQVTRGQRVQIPFGRQQLTGLVVETDVEPPEGITLKTISHVFEDWQALPPETFEQLSWASTYYQHPLGECLFTALPPALRRGRPAREKEEDSWTAKSSGSELPANAHRQKALLQWLSQQPGPASTSAIIKAGFTRAQVTGLAGKELIEKAQQDNNPAAAPLSPELRPTLTPAQQQAASQLPAGKEGFDATLLYGITGSGKTEIYLHYLKEHLTDTGQALVLVPEINLTPQTVARFRHYFGDRIVVWHSALNDGERLNTWLKVRRGQPVILIGTRSAVLLPFTGLETIIVDEEHDSSYKQGEGFRYSGRDLAVYRAHLNKCPIILGSATPSLESYHNARQGKYRLVRLEERAKKAVPPTLSLLDIRSRPLEGGLSRPALNAIRDTLDRGEQALVFVNRRGYAPVMMCFDCGHMVECPRCDTRLTYHRRDRAMRCHHCDYQAAATSHCPKCQSEAFKPVGQGTERTEDTLAEAFPAVPVVRVDRDSTQRKGSIQAILDKVNSGAPCVLVGTQMLAKGHDFPNVTLVVVVNADGGLFSVDFRAPEQLIQTLLQVSGRAGRGTKAGKVLIQTCHSDHPLLKSLCTENYLSIADQLMAEREQGQFPPFRHMAIFRAEANTMQNSLELLDAIKPSASGPGIETWGPLPALIARRADRHRAQLILLSSQRGRLNAVLAGICQHLDQQKLPPKVKWMVDVDPLEIG; translated from the coding sequence GTGCCCCGAACCGCACGAATCGCCCTCAACCGGCCATTACGGAGACTGTTTGATTACCTCATCCCGGAGGGCATGCAGGTTACGCGGGGGCAAAGGGTGCAGATTCCGTTCGGCCGGCAACAGTTGACCGGCCTGGTGGTGGAAACGGATGTGGAGCCACCCGAAGGCATCACCCTGAAAACCATCAGCCATGTGTTCGAGGACTGGCAGGCGCTACCACCGGAAACCTTTGAACAGCTGAGCTGGGCCAGCACCTATTACCAGCACCCTCTCGGAGAATGCCTGTTCACCGCGTTACCGCCCGCTCTCCGCCGGGGGCGGCCCGCCCGGGAAAAAGAGGAAGATAGCTGGACCGCAAAAAGTTCGGGCAGCGAATTGCCAGCCAACGCGCACCGCCAGAAAGCTTTGTTGCAATGGCTGAGCCAGCAACCGGGCCCTGCCAGTACCAGCGCCATCATCAAGGCCGGGTTTACCCGCGCCCAGGTTACCGGCCTGGCCGGGAAGGAACTTATCGAGAAAGCACAGCAAGACAACAATCCGGCAGCCGCACCGTTATCCCCGGAGCTTCGACCGACCCTGACACCAGCCCAGCAGCAAGCGGCAAGCCAGCTTCCTGCGGGCAAGGAAGGCTTTGATGCCACCCTGCTATACGGAATCACCGGCAGCGGTAAAACCGAGATCTACCTTCATTACCTCAAGGAACACCTGACCGATACGGGGCAGGCGTTAGTGCTGGTGCCGGAGATCAACCTCACCCCGCAGACTGTTGCCCGTTTCCGACATTATTTCGGAGACCGCATCGTGGTGTGGCACTCGGCGCTGAATGACGGCGAACGGCTGAACACCTGGCTCAAGGTCCGCCGCGGCCAACCGGTCATCCTGATCGGCACCCGCTCCGCCGTGCTGCTGCCCTTTACCGGCCTTGAAACCATCATCGTCGACGAAGAGCACGACAGCTCCTACAAGCAGGGCGAGGGCTTCCGCTATTCAGGGCGGGACCTGGCGGTATACCGGGCCCACCTGAACAAGTGCCCGATCATACTGGGCTCCGCCACTCCGTCCCTGGAGTCCTACCACAATGCGCGCCAGGGCAAGTACCGGCTGGTGAGACTCGAGGAACGGGCGAAAAAGGCAGTACCGCCCACCCTGAGCCTGCTCGATATCCGCAGCCGCCCACTGGAGGGCGGGCTTTCCCGCCCTGCCCTGAACGCCATCCGGGACACCCTCGATCGGGGTGAGCAGGCTCTGGTGTTCGTAAACCGCCGAGGCTATGCCCCGGTTATGATGTGTTTTGATTGTGGCCACATGGTCGAATGCCCCCGCTGCGACACCCGGCTGACCTACCATCGCCGGGACCGTGCCATGCGCTGCCACCACTGCGACTACCAGGCAGCTGCTACCAGCCATTGCCCGAAATGCCAGAGCGAGGCGTTCAAGCCGGTTGGCCAGGGCACCGAACGGACCGAAGACACGCTGGCCGAAGCTTTCCCGGCCGTGCCGGTGGTTCGGGTTGACCGGGACAGCACCCAGAGAAAAGGCAGCATCCAGGCTATCCTGGACAAAGTGAACTCGGGCGCCCCCTGCGTGCTGGTGGGAACCCAGATGCTCGCCAAAGGCCACGACTTCCCGAATGTAACTCTCGTGGTGGTAGTGAATGCCGACGGCGGACTATTCAGCGTGGATTTCCGCGCACCCGAGCAGCTCATCCAGACCCTGCTTCAGGTCAGTGGCCGGGCCGGCCGTGGCACCAAGGCCGGCAAGGTGCTGATCCAGACCTGCCACAGCGACCATCCGCTGCTCAAATCACTGTGCACGGAAAACTACCTGAGCATTGCCGACCAACTGATGGCGGAACGGGAGCAGGGCCAGTTCCCGCCCTTCCGGCACATGGCCATCTTCCGCGCCGAAGCCAACACCATGCAGAACAGCCTGGAACTGCTGGATGCCATCAAACCCTCTGCATCCGGCCCCGGCATCGAAACCTGGGGACCCCTGCCCGCCCTGATCGCCCGCCGCGCCGACCGCCATCGCGCCCAGCTGATTCTACTCAGCAGTCAGAGGGGCCGGCTTAACGCCGTTCTCGCCGGCATCTGCCAGCATCTGGATCAGCAGAAGCTGCCGCCAAAGGTGAAATGGATGGTGGATGTGGATCCGCTGGAGATTGGTTAA
- the rpmE gene encoding 50S ribosomal protein L31 — protein sequence MKEGIHPKYEEVTATCSCGNVIKTRSTVGHDLQLDVCSQCHPFYTGKQKVMDTGGRIERFNKRFGGRIGGNKA from the coding sequence ATGAAAGAAGGTATTCACCCGAAGTACGAAGAGGTTACCGCCACCTGTTCTTGCGGTAACGTCATCAAGACCCGTTCCACCGTTGGCCACGATCTGCAGCTGGATGTTTGTTCCCAGTGTCACCCGTTCTATACCGGCAAGCAGAAGGTTATGGATACCGGCGGTCGTATCGAGCGTTTCAACAAGCGTTTCGGCGGTCGTATCGGTGGCAACAAGGCCTGA
- a CDS encoding pilus assembly protein PilM, with protein MFGLFGKKSSAVLGVDVSSSSVKLLELSKQGGRYKVESYAVEPLPANAVVEKNITDVEAVGEVLKRVASKSRTSLKQVAVAVSGSAVITKLIQMDGGLNEFEMEDQIALEADQYIPYPLDEVAIDFEVQGPSESNPDQVDVLLAACRKENVDIREDALEIAGLTTKIVDVEAYALERAYALIEPQLESQGEELVVAIVDIGATMTTLSVLAGGATVYTREQIFGGKQLTEEIQRRYGLSLEEAGLAKKQGGLPDDYESEVLTPFREAVVQQVARALQFFFGASQYNAVDYVVLAGGTASIQGLIEMVEEKTGTPALVANPFADMAVGSRVNASALSNDAPSLMIACGLAMRSFD; from the coding sequence GTGTTCGGATTGTTCGGAAAGAAATCCAGTGCAGTGCTGGGCGTGGATGTAAGTTCCAGCTCGGTCAAACTTCTGGAGCTGTCGAAGCAGGGCGGCCGGTACAAGGTTGAAAGCTACGCGGTGGAGCCACTACCGGCCAACGCCGTGGTAGAAAAAAACATCACGGATGTCGAGGCGGTCGGAGAAGTCCTTAAACGCGTCGCATCCAAGTCCCGTACCAGCCTTAAACAGGTCGCGGTTGCGGTCTCCGGCTCTGCTGTGATCACCAAGCTGATCCAGATGGACGGCGGTCTCAATGAATTCGAGATGGAAGACCAGATCGCCCTGGAGGCAGACCAGTACATTCCTTATCCCCTGGATGAAGTTGCGATCGACTTCGAGGTACAGGGGCCATCAGAATCCAATCCCGATCAGGTTGATGTCTTGCTGGCGGCGTGCCGGAAGGAAAACGTCGATATCCGGGAAGACGCGCTTGAGATTGCCGGCCTTACTACCAAGATCGTCGATGTAGAAGCCTATGCGCTGGAGCGTGCCTACGCCCTGATCGAGCCTCAGCTTGAATCCCAGGGTGAGGAGCTGGTGGTTGCCATCGTCGATATCGGCGCAACCATGACCACGCTGAGCGTGCTTGCTGGCGGGGCGACTGTCTATACCCGCGAACAGATTTTCGGTGGCAAGCAGCTGACCGAGGAAATTCAGCGTCGCTACGGCCTGTCCCTCGAGGAGGCCGGTCTGGCCAAGAAGCAGGGCGGTTTGCCTGACGATTATGAATCCGAAGTGCTGACGCCGTTCCGGGAAGCCGTGGTCCAGCAGGTGGCCCGGGCCCTCCAGTTCTTCTTCGGAGCCAGTCAGTACAACGCTGTGGATTATGTAGTACTTGCCGGTGGCACCGCGTCGATCCAGGGCCTGATTGAGATGGTGGAGGAGAAGACTGGAACGCCCGCATTGGTGGCAAACCCCTTTGCCGACATGGCCGTGGGGTCCCGGGTAAACGCATCGGCACTCAGCAATGATGCGCCCTCACTGATGATTGCGTGTGGCCTGGCAATGAGGAGCTTCGACTGA
- a CDS encoding pilus assembly protein PilP encodes MAAKHAGKAWLGVCLVSLLTACTQESGFSDLDQFMAETRAKPRGHVEPLPEFKAYEAFTYSAADRRAPFEPPVDVQLTMVDDQPVSDVEPDLDRPREVLENFDLKELSMVGTLQGPTGNLFALIRDNSGGIHRVRAGNYMGQNYGRIVGVSETRIELIEIVPNGSGGWVERPRSLSLDEEQG; translated from the coding sequence ATGGCAGCAAAGCATGCAGGTAAGGCCTGGCTGGGAGTGTGTCTGGTGTCCTTGCTGACGGCCTGTACCCAGGAAAGCGGTTTTTCGGATCTGGACCAGTTCATGGCGGAAACCCGGGCCAAGCCCCGGGGGCACGTAGAGCCATTGCCGGAATTCAAGGCGTATGAGGCATTTACCTATTCGGCAGCGGACCGGCGTGCGCCATTCGAGCCACCGGTGGATGTTCAGCTGACCATGGTCGATGACCAGCCTGTCAGCGATGTCGAGCCGGATCTGGATCGGCCCCGTGAGGTTCTCGAGAATTTTGATCTGAAAGAGCTCAGCATGGTGGGCACGCTTCAGGGGCCGACAGGCAATCTGTTCGCACTTATTCGCGATAACTCAGGTGGTATTCACCGCGTTCGTGCCGGCAATTACATGGGTCAGAACTATGGCCGGATTGTCGGTGTCAGCGAAACCCGCATCGAACTGATTGAAATCGTTCCGAATGGCTCGGGCGGATGGGTCGAGCGTCCTCGTTCCCTGTCTCTGGACGAGGAACAAGGCTAA
- a CDS encoding penicillin-binding protein 1A encodes MSHLLRTSRLFAWLFLTGLSVAVITASGFYLYLRPGLPPVEQLLDIKLQTPLRVYSKDHRLIAEFGEKRRAPITIEQIPTIQLQAFMAAEDARFYEHFGVDIKGLMRAAVQLISTGEIQSGGSTITMQVAKNYFLSRDRTFIRKFNEILLALQIERELDKNRIFELYLNKIYLGNRAYGIAAAAQVYYDKPVNELTLAQMAMLAGLPKAPSAYNPLANPERALIRRNWILGRMQELDYITADAYDLAVNAPLTASYNATEAEVDADYVAEMARAEMVRRFGEDAYTDGYSVTLTVEGDKQQTATEALRAGLEAYDQRHGYRGPIGQLEPSELQERDVAELASNYPRVESLLPAIVTSVSDEEQQALVHARGIGQAVMPFETMTWAKRYKTEDLAGPEPKKPSDVVAVGDVIYVKLQNPAMIDPEDEGSEEPRITPVKVALSQVPRVEGALISLKADTGAIEALAGGYSFNQSKYNRATQADRQPGSTFKPFLYLTALENGMTPATIYNDAPIVFEDSELETAWRPENSSGRFGGPTRLREGLYRSKNLVSVRLLRDIGIRTTLENLEKLRIPVDNMPDNLSLALGSGLITPMQLARGQAVIANGGFDVEPYLIEEIRDMNGEAIYEAPKTILCDDNCDELIAEEELDEAPDSLTDNNPKDLTSEGLTDTRDDKSVRIMRRLADERSVYILHSMMQDVIRRGTGRRAQALGRSDIAGKTGTTNEQRDTWFAGFNHKVATTVWVGFDQPAPLGRGEYGASTALPIWVDYMKVALKDAPPAVMPRPNGIVNVRINPETGERARPGEEGIFELFKEEEAPPALTAEDSSSGGSDNGGSDLSRQLF; translated from the coding sequence ATGTCTCATTTGTTGCGTACATCTCGTCTTTTCGCCTGGCTGTTTCTAACCGGACTGAGTGTCGCCGTTATTACAGCGTCAGGCTTCTATCTTTACCTTCGCCCCGGGCTGCCCCCCGTCGAGCAATTGCTGGACATCAAACTCCAGACGCCGCTGAGGGTCTACTCGAAGGACCACAGATTAATAGCAGAATTCGGGGAAAAGAGAAGGGCACCAATCACAATCGAACAGATCCCTACAATTCAGTTACAAGCCTTCATGGCGGCTGAAGACGCCCGGTTCTACGAACATTTCGGAGTCGATATCAAAGGCCTGATGCGGGCTGCAGTGCAATTGATCTCCACCGGTGAAATCCAGTCCGGCGGCAGCACCATCACAATGCAGGTTGCAAAAAATTACTTTTTGTCACGGGATCGGACCTTTATACGAAAGTTCAATGAGATACTTCTGGCTCTTCAGATAGAGCGTGAGCTGGACAAGAATCGCATTTTCGAGCTGTACCTGAACAAGATCTACCTGGGCAACCGAGCCTATGGTATTGCCGCGGCGGCACAGGTGTACTACGACAAACCTGTCAACGAGCTGACACTGGCTCAGATGGCCATGCTGGCAGGCCTTCCCAAGGCTCCCTCGGCCTATAACCCACTGGCCAACCCGGAGCGCGCGTTAATCCGCCGGAACTGGATCCTTGGGCGCATGCAGGAACTGGACTACATCACCGCTGATGCCTATGACCTGGCAGTAAACGCCCCGCTGACCGCCAGCTATAACGCGACCGAAGCGGAAGTGGATGCGGACTATGTTGCGGAAATGGCGCGGGCCGAGATGGTGCGCCGATTTGGCGAGGACGCCTATACCGACGGCTACTCCGTCACCCTGACGGTGGAAGGTGACAAGCAACAGACGGCGACAGAAGCCCTGCGTGCCGGACTGGAAGCCTATGACCAGCGACATGGCTACCGGGGGCCGATCGGCCAGCTCGAACCTTCAGAGCTGCAGGAACGCGACGTGGCGGAACTGGCCAGCAATTACCCGCGGGTCGAGTCTCTTCTGCCCGCCATCGTCACCTCAGTCAGCGATGAGGAACAGCAGGCCCTCGTCCATGCCAGAGGTATCGGACAAGCTGTCATGCCCTTCGAAACCATGACCTGGGCCAAACGCTACAAAACCGAGGATCTGGCCGGCCCCGAGCCCAAGAAACCTTCCGATGTGGTTGCAGTCGGTGACGTGATCTACGTGAAGCTGCAGAACCCGGCCATGATCGACCCGGAAGACGAAGGCTCTGAAGAGCCTCGAATCACCCCGGTCAAGGTGGCCCTGAGCCAGGTACCGAGAGTTGAAGGCGCACTGATCTCCCTCAAAGCAGACACCGGTGCCATCGAGGCGCTCGCCGGTGGCTATAGTTTCAATCAGAGCAAATACAACCGGGCAACCCAGGCTGATCGTCAGCCCGGCTCCACCTTCAAGCCATTCCTGTACCTGACGGCACTCGAGAACGGCATGACCCCGGCAACCATCTACAATGATGCGCCGATCGTATTCGAGGACTCGGAACTGGAAACCGCCTGGCGCCCGGAGAACTCCTCAGGTCGCTTTGGCGGCCCAACCCGGCTGCGCGAAGGGTTGTACCGCTCGAAGAACCTCGTATCCGTCCGACTGTTGCGCGATATCGGCATCCGTACCACGCTCGAAAACCTTGAGAAGCTCCGCATCCCTGTGGACAACATGCCTGATAACCTGTCCCTGGCCCTCGGCAGCGGCCTGATTACCCCAATGCAACTGGCACGTGGCCAGGCCGTGATCGCCAATGGCGGCTTCGACGTGGAACCCTACCTCATCGAGGAAATCCGGGACATGAACGGTGAGGCAATCTACGAGGCGCCGAAAACTATTCTGTGCGACGACAACTGCGATGAACTGATCGCCGAAGAAGAGCTCGACGAAGCGCCTGATTCGCTGACAGACAACAATCCGAAAGATCTGACCAGCGAGGGATTGACAGACACCCGTGACGACAAATCGGTTCGCATCATGAGGCGACTGGCGGATGAACGCTCTGTCTACATTCTGCACTCTATGATGCAGGACGTGATCCGCCGCGGCACCGGCCGCCGGGCACAGGCCCTCGGTCGCAGCGACATCGCCGGTAAGACCGGAACCACGAACGAGCAGCGGGATACCTGGTTCGCCGGCTTCAACCACAAGGTTGCTACAACCGTATGGGTAGGCTTCGACCAGCCGGCGCCTCTGGGCCGTGGCGAGTACGGCGCCAGCACCGCCCTGCCGATCTGGGTCGATTACATGAAGGTCGCCCTCAAGGACGCGCCACCGGCCGTGATGCCCCGCCCGAACGGCATTGTGAACGTGCGCATCAATCCGGAGACCGGCGAACGGGCGCGCCCCGGAGAGGAAGGCATATTCGAACTGTTCAAGGAAGAGGAAGCACCGCCAGCGCTGACAGCCGAGGACAGCAGCAGCGGCGGCAGTGACAACGGCGGCAGCGATCTCTCCCGCCAGCTATTCTGA
- a CDS encoding PilN domain-containing protein, translating into MAKINLRPWREELRAEKQKQFVVMILAAAIIGAGSVFLWKTDMDNRIAYQQSRNAYIETASKKLDAQIKEIENLKRKRDELLARMQVIQDLQGKRPVIVRVFDELVKTLPDGLFYTDLKKTGDSIQIVGMAESNSRISTLMRDFEKSDWFADPNLSNVAAADQRRAGYSQFNLSVKQKTPEPEGEDK; encoded by the coding sequence ATGGCAAAGATTAACCTCAGACCCTGGCGGGAAGAGCTGCGCGCCGAGAAGCAGAAGCAGTTCGTGGTCATGATCCTGGCTGCAGCGATTATTGGCGCTGGTAGTGTGTTCCTCTGGAAAACTGACATGGACAACCGGATTGCCTACCAGCAATCCCGTAACGCCTACATAGAAACAGCGTCCAAGAAACTGGATGCCCAGATCAAGGAAATCGAGAACCTCAAGCGCAAGCGCGACGAGCTGCTGGCGCGGATGCAGGTTATCCAGGATCTCCAGGGCAAGCGTCCGGTGATTGTCCGGGTGTTTGATGAACTGGTTAAAACCCTCCCGGACGGTCTTTTCTACACGGACCTGAAGAAAACCGGCGACAGCATCCAGATTGTCGGAATGGCCGAGTCCAACAGCCGGATTTCCACCCTCATGCGCGATTTCGAGAAGTCAGACTGGTTCGCCGATCCAAACCTCTCCAATGTTGCCGCTGCCGACCAGCGCCGCGCCGGATACAGCCAGTTCAACCTGTCTGTGAAACAGAAAACCCCCGAGCCCGAAGGGGAGGATAAGTAA
- a CDS encoding malic enzyme-like NAD(P)-binding protein, with protein MSQDLKEAALEYHAKPRPGKLSVEITKPTQTSRDLSLAYSPGVAEPVREIAKDPENAYKYTAKGNLVAVISDGSAILGLGNLGPLASKPVMEGKGVLFKRFAGIDVFDIEVNSESPQAFIETVERIADTFGGINLEDIKAPECFEVERALIEKCNVPVFHDDQHGTAIVTAAGMINALELQGKKIEEAKVVCLGAGAAAIACMKLLISCGIRSENIFMLDRKGVIHSGRDDLNQYKAMFANDTDKRTLDDAIDGADVFLGLSGPDLLTADQLKKMAPNPIVFACSNPDPEISPEVALATRDDLIMATGRSDYPNQVNNVLGFPFIFRGALDVRATAINEEMKVAAVNAIRELAKEPVPQEICEAYGVDKFEFGKEYIIPKPMDVRLLEVVPAAVARAAVDSGVARNPYPAHYPLKSMDDII; from the coding sequence ATGTCTCAAGATCTGAAAGAAGCAGCCCTTGAATATCACGCCAAGCCGCGGCCTGGTAAGCTGAGTGTTGAAATCACCAAGCCCACCCAGACCTCCCGCGACCTTTCCCTGGCGTATAGCCCCGGGGTTGCCGAACCGGTCCGCGAGATCGCAAAGGACCCGGAGAACGCATACAAGTACACCGCCAAGGGCAACCTGGTGGCTGTTATCTCCGATGGTTCCGCGATTCTTGGTCTGGGTAACCTGGGTCCGCTGGCAAGCAAGCCGGTTATGGAAGGCAAGGGCGTACTGTTCAAGCGCTTTGCCGGAATTGATGTCTTTGATATCGAGGTCAATTCCGAAAGCCCGCAGGCGTTTATTGAAACGGTTGAGCGTATTGCTGATACCTTTGGTGGTATCAACCTCGAAGACATCAAGGCACCGGAGTGCTTCGAAGTCGAGCGTGCGCTGATCGAGAAGTGTAACGTGCCCGTCTTCCACGATGACCAGCATGGCACTGCGATTGTAACTGCAGCCGGCATGATCAATGCCCTTGAGCTGCAGGGCAAAAAAATTGAGGAAGCGAAAGTGGTTTGCCTGGGTGCCGGCGCGGCCGCTATCGCCTGCATGAAGCTGCTGATCAGCTGCGGTATTCGCTCTGAAAACATCTTCATGCTCGACCGCAAGGGTGTGATCCACTCTGGTCGTGACGATCTGAACCAGTACAAGGCAATGTTCGCCAACGATACAGACAAGCGTACTCTGGATGATGCCATCGATGGCGCGGACGTGTTCCTGGGCCTGTCCGGTCCGGATCTGCTGACCGCCGATCAGCTCAAGAAGATGGCTCCGAATCCCATCGTATTTGCTTGTTCCAACCCGGATCCGGAGATCAGCCCGGAAGTTGCCCTGGCCACCCGCGATGATCTGATCATGGCGACCGGTCGCTCCGACTACCCGAACCAGGTCAACAACGTGCTGGGCTTCCCGTTCATTTTCCGTGGAGCGCTGGACGTTCGTGCCACCGCGATCAACGAGGAAATGAAGGTGGCTGCCGTCAACGCGATCCGTGAACTGGCGAAGGAGCCGGTACCGCAGGAAATCTGCGAAGCCTACGGCGTAGACAAGTTCGAGTTCGGCAAGGAATACATCATTCCGAAGCCGATGGATGTACGTCTTCTGGAAGTGGTTCCGGCGGCGGTTGCCCGTGCAGCCGTGGATTCCGGTGTTGCCCGCAACCCGTATCCCGCCCACTACCCGCTCAAGTCCATGGACGACATCATCTGA